GCGACCTTCGCCGGAGCGGCCTTCAGGCACATCGTCGGATGACGGAAGCTGGTCAGTGACGGGCTGGCCGCCGCCCTGCTCGGCCGATTTGTCTTGCAGGCTCTTCAGCGACGGATTGCTGGCGCCCGGCGTCGAACCAATCGTTCGAGACCGCGAGCGTACGCGCTTGCCCAGCCAGAACGCATCGAACAGCCCGTCGAACTTGTCCCAATCGGATTTGCGTGCCGAGAGCAGGTGCTTGAACGCCGCACGCAACAGGCCCGGCTTCGCCGCGTAACCCACCGATATCAGCGTCGCGGCATCCTGCCCCTCGGCCAGCCCGACGCGAAAGCCGGCGTCGCGCAGCGTGCGCAGGAAGGCAGCGAGCCGCGCTGACACGAAGCGCGAGACCTCATTGAGGTCATCATAGTCCGGGCTGGACCCACAGCAGCTCATGCGACCTTCCCCAGCAGGCGCTGCGTCACCTCGGGCGTGACGCGGGCGCGGTCCTCGTGGGTCTTCAAAAGACAAACCAGCGTCTCATGCACGGTCTCCGGCGCATCACGGAGATCGCGAACATCGAGCCCGACGAGCGCCGCCGCCCAATCGAGCGTCTCGGCGACACCGGGGACTTTTCGTAGCTCTTCCTTCCGCACGCCCTCGACCATGCGCGCGATCTGGAGCGACAGCGACGGGCTGGCGCCGGCGAGCCGCGCCAGGATGATGCGGGTCTCGCGGTCGACGTCGGGATAGTCGACATAGTGATAGAGGCAGCGCCGGCGTAGCGCGTCGGAGAGCTCGCGCGTGCCGTTCGAGGTCAGCACGACATGCGGGATCGTGATTGCGGGGATGGTGCCGAGCTCGGGGATCGAGACCTGGAAATCGGACAAAAGCTCCAGCAGGAACGCCTCGAACTCGTCGTCGGCACGGTCGATCTCGTCGATCAGCAGCACCGGCGCCTGCGGCCGACGGATCGCGGCGAGCAAGGGACGCTCCAGCAGGTACTTTTCCGAGAACACCTGGTCCTCGATGCTGTCCGAGCCGCGATGGGCCTGGATCGCCAGCAACTGGCGCTGGTAGTTCCACTCATAGAGCGCGGACGACTGGTCGAGGCCTTCGTAGCATTGCAACCGGATCAGCTCGGTCGCATGCACCTTGGCCAGCGCCTTCGCCACCTCGGTCTTGCCGACGCCCGCCTCGCCCTCGAGCAGCAGCGGACGTCGCAACATCTGCATCAACGAGATCGCGGTCGCGAGGTCCGCATCGGCGATGTAGCCCGATGCGGCCAGCGCTTGCGCGATCTCGTCTCGGCCTTTCATTGTCAGGCCACCGCGCCCAGAGCCTTCGCCGCCTTCCAGTTGCGCCAGAAATCATGCGGCATCTGGATGTGCGTGCTCCCGAGGAACGAGAACGCGTCGTTGACGGCGTTGGAGAAGGCCGGCACGCCGCCGACATTCGGGCTCTCACCGACGCCCTTGGCGCCAATCGGATGATGCGGCGACGGGGTGACGGTGAAGTCGGTCTCCCAATGGGGTGTCTCCACCGCGGTCGGCATGAAGAAATCCATGAACGAGCCGGTGACGACGTTGCCGGTGTCGTCGTAGCGGATCTCCTGGCCCATCGCGATCGCGAAGGCCTCGGTGAGGCCGCCATGCACCTGCCCCTCGATAATCATCGGGTTGATGCGGGTGCCGCAATCGTCGAGCGCGTAGAAGCGCCGGACCTTGTACACACCGGTGTCGACATCGATGTCCATCACGCAGAGATAGGCGCCGAACGGATAGGTCATGTTGGGCGGATCGTAGTAGCTGACCGCCTCCAGCCCCGGCTCCATGCCCGGGGGCACCGAGTTGTAGGCCGCCCAGCAAATATCCTTCATCGACATGAATTTTTCCGGCAGGCCCTTGACCCTGAAACCGTCGATGTCGAATTCGAGATCGTCCTCGTGGACCTCGAGCTTGTAGGCCGCGATCATCTGCGCCTTGGCCTTGATCTTTCGCGCAGCCATGGCGATCGCGGCACCCGCCACCGGCGTCGAGCGCGAACCGTAGGTGCCGAGCCCGTAGGGCGCGGTGTCGGTGTTGCCCTCTTCCACCATGATGTTGTCGGCGGGAATGCCGATCTCGGTCGCGATGATCTGGGCCCAAGTGGTCTCGTGGCCCTGGCCCTGGCTCTTGGTGCCCATGCGCGCGATGCCGGCGCCGGTGGGGTGCATGCGGATCTCGCAGGAGTCGAACATCGCGATGCCCAGGATGTCGCAATTCTTCGACGGCCCGGCACCGACGATCTCGGTGAAGAAGGAGACCCCTAAGCCCATGATCTCGCGGGTCTCGCCCCGCGCGAACGCAGCCCGCTTCTCCGCCTGCTCCTTGCGGAGAGCGGCGTAGCCGGTCGTCTCCATCATCTTGCGCATGGCAGTGTGGTAGTCGCCGGAATCGTATTCCCAGCCCAGCGCCGAGTGATAGGGAAACTGCTCCGGCTTGATGAAGTTCTTGAGCCTCAGTTCAGCCGGGTCCATGTTGAGCTTCTGCGCCAGGATATCCATGGCGCGCTCGATGCAATAGGCCGCCTCCGTGACGCGGAACGAGCAACGGTAGGCGACGCCACCGGGCGCCTTGTTGGTGTAGACGCCGTCCACCGCCAGATGCGCGGTCGGGAAGTCGTAGGAACCGGTGACGATGTTGAAGAAGCCCGCCGGCCATTTCGACGGATCGGCGCAGGCGTC
This genomic interval from Bradyrhizobium guangzhouense contains the following:
- a CDS encoding aerobic carbon-monoxide dehydrogenase large subunit; this encodes MNDMTPTREQRSAALEGMGCKRKRVEDIRFTQGKGNYVDDVKLPGMLHGDFVRSPHPHARVKKIDDSEALKVPGVLAVITAETLKTVNLAWMPTLAGDVQMVLADGKVLFQNQEVAFVVATDRYAADDGINKVIVEYEPLPPLVDPFKSMDKDAPVLREDLAGKTSGAHGPRKHHNHIFEWTVGDKELTDSAFNKAEVTIKEMISYHRTHPSPLETCQCVCSFDKIKGELTIYGTFQAPHVIRTVVSLIAKLPEQKIHVIAPDIGGGFGNKVGAYPGYICAAVASIVTGKPVKWVEDRIENLTATSFARDYHMTTEIAATKDGKVTGLRVHVLADHGAFDACADPSKWPAGFFNIVTGSYDFPTAHLAVDGVYTNKAPGGVAYRCSFRVTEAAYCIERAMDILAQKLNMDPAELRLKNFIKPEQFPYHSALGWEYDSGDYHTAMRKMMETTGYAALRKEQAEKRAAFARGETREIMGLGVSFFTEIVGAGPSKNCDILGIAMFDSCEIRMHPTGAGIARMGTKSQGQGHETTWAQIIATEIGIPADNIMVEEGNTDTAPYGLGTYGSRSTPVAGAAIAMAARKIKAKAQMIAAYKLEVHEDDLEFDIDGFRVKGLPEKFMSMKDICWAAYNSVPPGMEPGLEAVSYYDPPNMTYPFGAYLCVMDIDVDTGVYKVRRFYALDDCGTRINPMIIEGQVHGGLTEAFAIAMGQEIRYDDTGNVVTGSFMDFFMPTAVETPHWETDFTVTPSPHHPIGAKGVGESPNVGGVPAFSNAVNDAFSFLGSTHIQMPHDFWRNWKAAKALGAVA
- a CDS encoding AAA family ATPase, with the translated sequence MKGRDEIAQALAASGYIADADLATAISLMQMLRRPLLLEGEAGVGKTEVAKALAKVHATELIRLQCYEGLDQSSALYEWNYQRQLLAIQAHRGSDSIEDQVFSEKYLLERPLLAAIRRPQAPVLLIDEIDRADDEFEAFLLELLSDFQVSIPELGTIPAITIPHVVLTSNGTRELSDALRRRCLYHYVDYPDVDRETRIILARLAGASPSLSLQIARMVEGVRKEELRKVPGVAETLDWAAALVGLDVRDLRDAPETVHETLVCLLKTHEDRARVTPEVTQRLLGKVA